Genomic segment of Oxalobacteraceae sp. CFBP 8761:
TGTCGTACCAGAATCCGTATCTGTCGCCGTACGAAGAATTCCAGCGCTATAAAACGCACCCGGCCATCCGCGGTTTCTTCGAAGGCGGCAAGCGCATCTCGTACGGCGCGCGTTCGATTACCGCAGGCGGCCTGCAATCGCTGCCTAAAACGGTATTCCCGGGCGGCGCGCTGATCGGCTGCGATGCGGGCTTCCTGAACACCAGCCGCATCAAGGGCAGCCACGCAGCGATCAAGACCGGCATGCTGGCGGCCGAGGCGGCGTTTGCCGCGCTG
This window contains:
- a CDS encoding electron transfer flavoprotein-ubiquinone oxidoreductase gives rise to the protein SYQNPYLSPYEEFQRYKTHPAIRGFFEGGKRISYGARSITAGGLQSLPKTVFPGGALIGCDAGFLNTSRIKGSHAAIKTGMLAAEAAFAAL